The Candidatus Hydrogenisulfobacillus filiaventi sequence GCCGGGCTGGGTGCTGCTGGAGGTGGCGCCCGACCAGGTGGCGGCCGTGAACCGGTTGCTGGCGGAGGCCGGCCTGGTGCCCGGCCCCCCGCGGCGCGACCTGGCCGGGCGGGAACGGGTGGTGTGGGCCGAACGGCGGACCTAGCGGGGAAGGGAGCCGAGCGGTATGGCACACGAAATCAAGGTGGCGGAACTGAAGGCGGCGCTGGCCGAACGGCTGCCTCTGCAGGTGGTGGACGTCCGCCTGGAGCAGGAGGGCGGTGCCATCCCGGGGGCGGTGCACGTCCCGTTGACGGAGGTGGACACCTACGCCTGGCCC is a genomic window containing:
- a CDS encoding Rhodanese-like domain-containing protein, encoding MAHEIKVAELKAALAERLPLQVVDVRLEQEGGAIPGAVHVPLTEVDTYAWPWPRDTIVVVYCQWGREASRYAAEVLEEAGYTDVRLLTGGFQAWELG